A genomic region of Chelmon rostratus isolate fCheRos1 chromosome 8, fCheRos1.pri, whole genome shotgun sequence contains the following coding sequences:
- the mrap2a gene encoding melanocortin-2 receptor accessory protein 2A, whose protein sequence is MPGAGVPNGTRDYEWRYEYYDEEDPVSFEGLKAHRYSIVIGFWVGLAVFVIFMFFLLTLLTKTGAPHPDNTSQLPRVIGCTDTSLNNAAPPPRRSVLDSSCSLFQCYVSKESQVSSRALWTTGGGVGGGASGGCSRRPSSSLEAGDGTLLQELAVTPDWTGKEAVLLAQVSIPNCVNSDQSSSVGEDNLLLGDLELPIILEGRGHRNHSDFNIGLESLRDNSVDI, encoded by the exons ATGCCAGGCGCTGGCGTTCCTAACGGCACCAGGGACTACGAATGGAGATATGAATACTATGACGAGGAGGACCCGGTGTCTTTTGAAGGACTCAAGGCGCACCGCT ACTCTATAGTGATCGGCTTCTGGGTCGGACTGGCTGTCTTTGTcatcttcatgttttttctgctcACACTCCTGACCAAGACCGGAGCTCCACATCCTGA CAACACTAGTCAGCTGCCCCGTGTGATTGGCTGCACGGACACCAGCCTCAACAATGCAGCCCCTCCTCCCCGCCGTAGTGTTCTGGACTCGTCCTGCTCTCTTTTCCAATGCTATGTCTCCAAGGAGAGTCAGGTGAGCTCCAGGGCCCTGTGGACCACAGGtggtggtgtgggtggaggagcatcaggaggctgcagcaggaggccCAGCAGCAGTCTGGAGGCGGGGGACGGCACACTGCTGCAGGAGCTAGCAGTGACACCTGATTGGACGGGGAAAGAGGCCGTCCTGCTGGCCCAGGTCAGCATCCCTAACTGTGTGAACTCTGACCAGAGCTCATCTGTCGGGGAGGACAACCTGCTGCTGGGAGACCTAGAGCTGCCAATCATTTTGGAGGGGCGGGGTCACAGGAACCATAGTGATTTCAACATAGGCCTGGAGAGCCTACGTGACAACTCGGTTGATATCTGA